In Bacillus sp. 2205SS5-2, a single genomic region encodes these proteins:
- the rpoN gene encoding RNA polymerase factor sigma-54, giving the protein MELKQIQSQVLKLKMTTSLRQSIELLSMSTLELEDFLEDQVLENPFLSVKKEESGSKSKGLSSDWTELTAAPVSFCLEEEIFSQLHLKAFSKEELRNFRVLIQYINENGFFEITDFNNLPLSMEPISFYIEEIQKLEPAGIGARSIEESLLLQLSRKNGSSLAKKIVEQGFSLVVAEKWRPLAKLLSVSIVEIQTAIDEIAQLHLYPVKKASEQAINYITPDLLVNLKGDEFEVIINERNVPVISFQDASFREYRADQDEQLQTFLDDRKRHYESISQGLAHRNMSLLAIGYRIVHHQRAFLTDGPSALNPLSQKQIAEDIGVHESTVSRLVRGKYIQTPFGTFELNFFFSTRIGDEQSDVSVRKVKELVQTIVTEENKLKPLSDEKICQTLSEKGILISRRTVAKYRDQLGIPSSTKRKRYT; this is encoded by the coding sequence AAGACTTTCTTGAAGACCAAGTGTTGGAAAATCCCTTTCTTTCTGTAAAAAAAGAAGAGTCTGGCTCTAAATCGAAGGGTTTATCGTCAGATTGGACGGAGCTTACGGCTGCACCCGTTTCATTTTGCTTAGAAGAAGAGATTTTTTCACAATTACATTTGAAAGCGTTTTCTAAAGAAGAATTGAGAAATTTCCGTGTCTTAATTCAGTATATCAATGAAAATGGATTTTTTGAGATTACTGATTTCAATAATCTGCCTTTGTCCATGGAGCCAATCTCCTTTTATATTGAAGAAATTCAAAAATTAGAGCCGGCAGGAATTGGTGCGAGAAGTATTGAAGAATCTTTGCTTTTGCAGCTTTCTCGAAAGAATGGTTCATCCTTAGCAAAAAAAATTGTTGAACAAGGATTTTCGTTAGTTGTAGCAGAAAAGTGGCGTCCTTTAGCGAAGTTATTATCAGTATCAATCGTGGAAATCCAAACGGCAATAGATGAAATCGCTCAGCTGCACCTCTATCCTGTAAAAAAAGCTTCAGAGCAAGCCATCAACTATATTACGCCCGATTTATTGGTAAACCTAAAAGGGGATGAATTCGAAGTAATTATTAATGAAAGAAATGTACCCGTTATCTCTTTTCAAGATGCTAGTTTTCGAGAGTATCGTGCTGATCAAGATGAGCAGCTTCAGACGTTTTTAGATGATAGAAAGCGCCATTATGAATCGATTTCTCAAGGCCTTGCGCATCGCAATATGAGTCTATTAGCTATTGGATATCGTATCGTTCATCATCAACGTGCATTTTTAACGGATGGTCCTTCAGCACTCAATCCACTTTCACAAAAACAGATTGCAGAAGATATCGGCGTGCACGAATCAACCGTTAGCCGCTTAGTTAGAGGAAAGTACATTCAAACACCTTTTGGCACTTTTGAATTGAATTTCTTTTTTTCGACGAGAATAGGGGACGAACAATCCGACGTGTCCGTTCGAAAGGTGAAAGAGTTAGTGCAAACAATTGTGACCGAGGAAAATAAATTAAAACCGTTATCGGATGAAAAGATTTGCCAAACACTAAGCGAAAAGGGTATTCTCATTTCAAGAAGAACGGTAGCAAAATACCGAGACCAACTCGGGATTCCGTCGTCTACGAAAAGAAAACGATATACATAA
- a CDS encoding glutaredoxin family protein, whose product MKEIIFYTRESCHLCEEAKRTLLLVQEEIPFILIERDIASREEWTEKYGLMIPVVECQGEIVQFGFVDFYSISKRLQAK is encoded by the coding sequence TTGAAGGAAATTATTTTTTACACAAGAGAAAGCTGCCATTTATGTGAAGAGGCGAAACGGACTTTATTATTAGTCCAAGAAGAGATCCCATTTATCCTAATCGAGCGGGATATTGCAAGCCGTGAGGAATGGACAGAAAAATATGGGCTTATGATACCAGTCGTTGAATGTCAAGGGGAAATTGTGCAATTTGGATTTGTCGATTTTTATTCAATTAGTAAACGCTTACAAGCTAAATAG
- a CDS encoding sugar-binding transcriptional regulator, giving the protein MKSMIDIQKQLLPDLLEIMQKRYHILQSIRFLQPVGRRSLSGALGLTERVLRSEVDFLKNQDLIAIKAEGMSITEEGFTLLLELEGVMREISGINVMEQKIKKQFMLQEVVIVPGESDESLWVKEEMGRATTLSMKKRLEGNNIIAVTGGSTMATVAEMLTARFSENEILFVPARGGIGEDVKNQANTICAQMAEVTGAKHRVLYVPDQVSKEVYHSLMKEPDIREVMNLITSANIVLHGIGEAISMAKRRRTNEEDIEKITFKQAVGEAFGYYFNEQGEVVHKVPTIGLQLRDLANIPNVFAVAGGTSKAKAIRSYLKSAPSNTVLITDEGAAKELLKG; this is encoded by the coding sequence ATGAAATCGATGATTGATATTCAAAAGCAATTATTACCTGACCTGCTAGAGATTATGCAAAAAAGGTATCATATTCTTCAATCGATTCGATTTTTACAACCGGTCGGGAGAAGAAGCTTGAGTGGAGCCTTAGGGTTAACCGAGCGCGTTTTGAGAAGTGAGGTCGATTTTTTGAAAAATCAAGATCTCATTGCGATCAAAGCGGAGGGAATGAGCATTACTGAAGAGGGATTTACATTATTACTTGAACTTGAAGGTGTAATGCGAGAGATATCTGGAATTAATGTAATGGAGCAGAAAATCAAAAAGCAGTTTATGCTCCAAGAAGTTGTCATTGTACCTGGTGAGTCGGACGAGTCATTATGGGTGAAAGAAGAAATGGGAAGAGCAACCACTTTAAGTATGAAAAAGCGATTAGAAGGAAATAATATCATCGCTGTGACGGGTGGCTCGACAATGGCTACCGTTGCTGAAATGCTGACAGCAAGATTTTCTGAAAATGAAATTTTGTTTGTACCGGCTCGAGGTGGCATCGGTGAAGATGTGAAAAATCAAGCCAATACCATTTGCGCTCAAATGGCAGAAGTGACAGGTGCCAAGCATCGCGTCTTGTATGTGCCTGATCAAGTAAGTAAAGAAGTGTATCACTCTTTGATGAAAGAGCCTGACATTCGTGAGGTAATGAATTTAATTACATCTGCTAATATTGTTCTTCATGGAATTGGTGAGGCTATCTCGATGGCCAAACGCCGTAGAACCAATGAAGAAGATATTGAAAAAATCACTTTTAAACAAGCTGTTGGCGAAGCTTTTGGGTATTACTTTAACGAACAAGGAGAAGTGGTTCACAAAGTACCAACAATTGGGCTACAACTTCGTGATTTGGCTAATATCCCCAATGTATTTGCTGTAGCAGGTGGAACATCGAAGGCAAAGGCCATTCGATCATACTTAAAAAGTGCCCCTTCCAATACCGTCTTAATAACGGATGAAGGAGCCGCAAAAGAGCTTTTAAAAGGGTAG
- the gap gene encoding type I glyceraldehyde-3-phosphate dehydrogenase has translation MTVKIGINGFGRIGRIVFRAAMANPNVEVVAVNDLTDANMLAHLLQYDSVHGTLNTKVAVDGDYLIVGDSRVKVIAERDPAQLGWGDLGVDVVVESTGRFTKRADAAKHLEAGAKKVVISAPASEEDITIVMGVNHEQYDAANHHVISNASCTTNCLAPFAKVLNDKFGIKRGMMTTVHSYTNDQQILDLPHKDYRRARAAAESIIPTTTGAAKAVALVLPELKGKLNGMAMRVPTPNVSVVDLVAELDKNVTAEEVNAAFKEASEGDLKNILAYSEEPLVSRDYNGDAASSTIDALSTMVLEDNMVKVLSWYDNESGYSNRVVDLVDYIASKGL, from the coding sequence ATGACAGTAAAAATTGGTATTAATGGTTTTGGACGTATTGGACGAATCGTATTCCGTGCAGCAATGGCTAACCCGAATGTTGAGGTTGTAGCTGTTAACGATTTAACGGATGCAAATATGTTAGCACACCTTCTACAATATGACTCTGTTCACGGAACATTGAATACAAAAGTAGCAGTTGATGGTGATTATCTAATCGTTGGCGATAGCCGCGTAAAAGTAATTGCAGAGCGTGACCCTGCTCAACTTGGTTGGGGAGATCTTGGCGTAGACGTAGTAGTTGAATCTACTGGCCGTTTCACAAAACGTGCAGACGCTGCGAAACATTTAGAAGCAGGTGCGAAGAAAGTTGTTATTTCTGCTCCAGCATCTGAAGAAGATATCACAATCGTAATGGGTGTTAACCATGAGCAATATGATGCAGCTAACCACCATGTAATCTCAAATGCATCATGTACTACTAACTGTCTTGCTCCATTCGCAAAAGTATTGAACGACAAGTTCGGTATCAAACGCGGTATGATGACAACAGTTCACTCATATACAAATGACCAACAAATTTTAGATCTACCACATAAAGACTACCGTCGTGCTCGTGCAGCGGCTGAGTCAATCATTCCAACAACAACTGGAGCAGCAAAAGCCGTTGCATTAGTTCTACCTGAATTAAAAGGTAAATTAAATGGTATGGCAATGCGTGTACCAACTCCTAACGTATCAGTTGTTGACTTAGTAGCAGAACTAGATAAAAATGTAACAGCTGAAGAAGTAAATGCAGCATTTAAAGAAGCTTCTGAAGGTGATCTTAAAAATATTCTTGCATACAGCGAAGAGCCACTTGTATCTCGTGATTACAATGGTGATGCTGCATCTTCTACAATTGATGCATTATCTACTATGGTACTTGAAGATAACATGGTTAAAGTTCTATCTTGGTATGACAACGAAAGTGGTTACTCAAACCGCGTTGTTGACCTTGTAGACTACATCGCTTCAAAAGGTCTTTAA